A single Methanolobus sp. ZRKC5 DNA region contains:
- a CDS encoding acetylxylan esterase has translation MSQKHTTKGKRKTPEKQKMNIKMLPLVLGVLLMIAGVIGIMASSDDQAKWSVSDEGILSYSQIEDMQYSVGNVTTTDNNDSVKEVTFKSRNSDIEGLIRTPESGTSVPGIVVLPGAGVSKEQQTAVPELLSELGYASITIDQRNLGGIDPQADFGLFIDGEEPVEYMMVHDALMAADVIGDQTEVNGENIAMFGLSNGGRFAIIATAISPEIKGVVAISTSGYDTDVIVVDENTDKDAYLFYRSIDPDNYLDKIVQRRFVMFHSLNDSIIPYELAQRSFSKAQEPKALHSINGSTHGYSTLMDQGIEAELELIFL, from the coding sequence ATGAGTCAAAAGCATACTACCAAAGGAAAAAGAAAGACACCTGAAAAGCAGAAAATGAACATCAAAATGCTGCCACTTGTTCTGGGAGTTTTGCTTATGATAGCAGGTGTTATCGGAATAATGGCCAGTTCCGATGATCAGGCTAAGTGGTCTGTTTCGGACGAAGGTATTCTTTCTTACTCGCAAATTGAAGATATGCAATACAGTGTAGGCAATGTCACAACGACAGATAACAATGACTCTGTTAAAGAGGTCACATTCAAAAGCAGGAACTCTGATATTGAAGGACTGATACGGACACCTGAGTCCGGCACAAGTGTACCAGGTATTGTGGTTCTTCCCGGTGCTGGTGTATCCAAAGAACAACAAACCGCTGTTCCTGAATTGCTCTCTGAATTAGGATATGCCTCCATCACTATTGACCAGAGGAATCTTGGTGGAATAGACCCACAGGCAGACTTTGGACTGTTCATAGATGGTGAAGAACCTGTGGAATATATGATGGTACATGATGCATTAATGGCTGCAGATGTCATTGGCGACCAGACGGAAGTCAATGGCGAAAATATTGCAATGTTTGGACTTAGTAATGGTGGAAGGTTTGCCATAATTGCAACTGCAATCAGCCCTGAAATTAAGGGTGTTGTGGCTATCAGCACAAGCGGATATGACACAGACGTTATTGTTGTTGATGAGAACACAGACAAGGACGCATATCTTTTCTACAGGTCTATAGACCCTGACAACTATCTGGATAAAATTGTACAACGCAGGTTTGTCATGTTCCACTCCCTCAACGACAGCATTATACCTTATGAACTGGCACAACGCAGTTTTAGCAAAGCACAGGAACCAAAGGCACTCCATAGCATTAATGGCAGTACCCACGGATACAGCACACTGATGGATCAGGGGATTGAAGCGGAACTTGAACTCATATTCCTATAA
- a CDS encoding NADP-dependent isocitrate dehydrogenase, with protein sequence MAQKSTIIYTKTDEAPALATSSLLPIVQAYVKNAGITMETRDISLPGRIIAQFPERLTEDQKISDALFELGELVLTPEANIIKLPNISASVPQIKATVAELQAKGYDLPDYPEDPSNDEEKAIKAKFDIAKGSAVNPVLREGNSDRRAPKAVKNYAKKHPHSMGEWKSDSKSHVASMTGGDFYGSEKSVEIEEATNFRILFTDDAGNKTLLKDKAPLQTGEIIDAAVMNKKALQAFLAEQIEDAKAKDVLFSVHLKATMMKVSDPIIFGHVVKVFFKEIFDKYGDLLSELGVDSNNGLGDLYTKIQNLPEDKQAEIKADIEAVYAKRPALAMVNSDKGITNLHVPSDVIVDASMPAAIRSSGCMWGPDGELKDMKAIIPDRAYSGVYQETIEFCQKHGAFDPSKMGSVSNVGLMAQKAEEYGSHDKTFEMTGTGKVQAIDDNNNVLIEQSVEEGDIFRMCQVKDAPIQDWIKLAVKRAKATGNPAVFWLDEERAHDSQLIKKVNKHLKDYGTDGLEILIKAPVEATKFSLERIKEGKDTISVTGNVLRDYLTDLFPILELGTSAKMLSIVPLMNGGGLFETGAGGSAPKHAQQFESEGHLRWDSLGEFLALAVSLEHLGNSFDNPKALVLAETLDKATELVLENRKSPSRKVNEIDTRGSHFYLAMYWAQALADQEKDSELKAIFEPLAKALIENEEKIANELLEAQGKAQDIKGHYAPDEELKSQAMRPSATLNGIIDSI encoded by the coding sequence ATGGCACAGAAATCGACAATCATTTATACGAAAACCGATGAAGCTCCGGCTTTGGCAACCAGTTCGCTCCTGCCTATTGTACAGGCTTATGTGAAAAACGCTGGAATCACTATGGAAACGAGGGATATCTCCCTGCCGGGAAGAATCATTGCCCAGTTTCCCGAAAGACTGACAGAGGACCAGAAGATTTCCGATGCCCTTTTTGAATTGGGAGAGCTGGTCTTAACTCCGGAAGCCAACATTATCAAACTACCCAATATCAGCGCTTCAGTTCCCCAGATTAAAGCGACAGTCGCAGAACTCCAGGCTAAAGGGTATGATCTGCCCGATTATCCCGAAGATCCTTCTAATGATGAGGAAAAGGCGATCAAAGCGAAATTCGATATTGCCAAGGGCAGTGCTGTTAACCCTGTATTAAGAGAAGGGAATTCTGACCGCAGAGCTCCTAAAGCTGTAAAAAATTATGCGAAAAAACATCCACATTCCATGGGAGAATGGAAGTCCGATTCCAAATCCCATGTAGCCAGCATGACCGGCGGAGATTTTTACGGCAGTGAGAAATCTGTTGAAATTGAAGAGGCTACCAATTTCAGAATTTTATTTACAGATGACGCTGGTAATAAAACACTATTAAAAGACAAAGCTCCTCTTCAGACCGGAGAAATCATTGATGCAGCTGTTATGAACAAAAAAGCGCTTCAGGCATTTCTGGCTGAACAGATAGAAGATGCCAAAGCTAAAGATGTCTTATTCTCCGTTCATTTGAAAGCGACAATGATGAAAGTTTCCGACCCTATTATCTTTGGTCATGTGGTTAAGGTCTTCTTTAAAGAGATATTTGATAAATATGGTGATCTGCTTTCAGAATTGGGTGTAGATTCCAACAACGGACTGGGAGATCTCTATACAAAAATCCAGAATCTGCCTGAAGACAAACAGGCTGAAATCAAAGCAGATATAGAAGCTGTGTATGCCAAGAGACCAGCATTGGCTATGGTTAACTCCGATAAGGGAATTACCAATCTTCATGTTCCCAGCGATGTTATCGTCGACGCTTCCATGCCTGCAGCAATCCGCTCATCAGGCTGCATGTGGGGACCAGACGGGGAACTGAAAGATATGAAAGCCATAATTCCAGACCGCGCTTATTCGGGAGTGTATCAGGAAACTATTGAGTTCTGTCAAAAACACGGTGCCTTTGATCCATCTAAAATGGGAAGTGTTTCCAATGTGGGGCTTATGGCGCAAAAAGCTGAAGAATATGGCTCACATGACAAGACCTTTGAGATGACTGGTACAGGAAAAGTTCAAGCTATCGATGACAACAATAATGTACTCATTGAACAATCGGTAGAGGAAGGAGATATCTTCCGCATGTGTCAGGTGAAAGACGCACCCATTCAGGACTGGATCAAGCTGGCCGTTAAACGAGCCAAAGCAACAGGCAATCCTGCAGTCTTCTGGCTCGATGAGGAAAGAGCTCACGATTCACAGCTCATTAAAAAAGTGAACAAACACTTGAAAGATTATGGTACTGATGGCCTGGAAATATTGATCAAAGCTCCCGTTGAAGCGACCAAGTTTTCATTGGAGAGAATTAAAGAGGGCAAAGATACAATCTCTGTAACTGGAAATGTTTTGAGAGATTATCTGACAGACCTATTTCCCATTTTGGAACTGGGAACCAGTGCGAAAATGCTATCAATTGTTCCTCTAATGAATGGCGGTGGACTTTTCGAGACAGGTGCCGGCGGTTCGGCACCCAAACACGCACAACAATTTGAATCGGAAGGTCACCTGCGTTGGGACTCCCTAGGGGAATTCCTGGCCTTAGCTGTTTCTCTGGAGCATCTGGGCAACAGTTTTGATAATCCTAAAGCTCTGGTTTTAGCAGAAACATTGGATAAAGCGACAGAGCTGGTTCTGGAAAACAGAAAATCACCTTCCCGAAAAGTGAATGAGATTGATACCAGAGGATCTCATTTTTATCTGGCAATGTATTGGGCTCAGGCTCTGGCTGATCAGGAGAAAGATAGCGAATTAAAAGCGATTTTTGAACCTTTAGCTAAAGCTCTGATAGAAAATGAAGAGAAGATTGCCAATGAGTTGTTAGAAGCTCAGGGCAAAGCTCAGGATATCAAAGGACACTACGCTCCAGATGAGGAGTTGAAATCCCAGGCCATGAGACCTAGTGCGACTTTGAATGGAATTATCGATTCTATTTAA
- a CDS encoding FmdE family protein, with the protein MINVNDYLETGFNFHGHRCPAMPLGMRAGAAAMNVLGVDRSKDKELFMIAETGNDHAAGCFVDGLMTITSCTYGKSNIEKTYHGKMAFTLIDTINQKAVRAYIKPEFFGNMLKSPFVEQRKIGVPPQNIDAEIAEPLINKILTIPEENFLVIGPVFDYQFEKKKGVFDTALCEECGERTFTHKLQDVNGKTLCKPCADK; encoded by the coding sequence ATGATTAATGTAAATGACTATCTTGAAACAGGATTTAATTTTCACGGCCACAGGTGTCCTGCTATGCCGCTTGGAATGAGAGCCGGAGCTGCTGCTATGAACGTACTTGGCGTTGACAGATCAAAGGATAAAGAGCTTTTCATGATCGCAGAGACAGGAAATGATCATGCAGCTGGGTGTTTTGTTGATGGCCTTATGACTATCACTAGTTGTACTTATGGGAAAAGCAATATTGAGAAGACTTACCATGGTAAAATGGCTTTTACACTCATCGATACCATTAATCAAAAGGCAGTCAGAGCATATATAAAGCCTGAATTCTTTGGAAACATGCTAAAATCTCCGTTTGTTGAACAGAGAAAAATAGGTGTACCGCCACAGAACATTGATGCTGAGATTGCTGAGCCATTGATTAACAAAATACTAACCATACCTGAAGAAAACTTCTTAGTTATTGGCCCTGTTTTTGATTATCAGTTTGAAAAGAAAAAAGGGGTTTTTGATACAGCATTGTGTGAGGAATGTGGTGAACGTACATTTACTCATAAATTGCAGGATGTTAATGGCAAAACACTTTGTAAACCCTGTGCTGACAAATAA
- a CDS encoding multidrug efflux SMR transporter, giving the protein MKMEWIYLLIAGVFETGWAVGLKYSDGLTRFYPVVFTIVTLILSMYLLEKALRTLPVGTAYAVWTGIGIIGTTVLGIVLFNESINLSRLFFIGLIAVGIGGLKLVSA; this is encoded by the coding sequence ATGAAAATGGAATGGATTTACTTATTAATTGCAGGAGTATTTGAAACCGGGTGGGCAGTTGGACTGAAATATAGTGATGGTTTAACCAGGTTTTATCCGGTGGTGTTTACAATCGTGACTCTGATTTTAAGCATGTATCTATTGGAAAAAGCTCTGAGGACATTACCGGTTGGGACTGCCTATGCAGTATGGACAGGTATTGGGATTATTGGGACGACAGTACTGGGAATAGTCCTATTCAATGAATCCATTAATTTATCCCGATTATTTTTCATAGGACTGATAGCTGTTGGCATTGGTGGCTTAAAATTGGTGTCTGCATGA
- a CDS encoding isopropylmalate synthase, with amino-acid sequence MKIYKDYEDLPKIKLPLGQKVSISDSTIRDGAQMPGIVMKSQQKFQIYNYLHDIGIEKLETFVYNDRDRKAIKLMMDQGYEFPEITGWARANPADIDMVLNIDGIEETGILMSVSDPHIFDKMGLPTREAAEEKYLNTLQYAVDHGLRTRAHIEDMTRADNYDFTFPLIEKIMDIDPDCTIRICDTIGFGIPFIGVDEPFGIPTIVKHLKDDLNVKNIETHCHDDFGLAVANSISGYWHGANWSNVTFLGIGERAGNAEMEKLLLFLARRIEGFDKYNLESLVEFAKFMEREIGIRIPRNKSVIGKNVFAHESGIHSAGVIKNPFTYEPYPPEIVGGKRIFLIGDSSGIEVLRYKVQETLNELMEVQIEIGKNDKRLRAIQADIQKLYNDEKRVSCISDEEIMAYVKKYFMFNSIVSKDMHRNDEDDENGDNEPETDTLGNTKARMHDIVD; translated from the coding sequence ATGAAAATATACAAGGATTATGAAGACCTTCCTAAAATAAAATTGCCACTTGGGCAAAAGGTTTCTATCAGCGACAGCACAATCAGGGACGGGGCACAGATGCCTGGTATTGTGATGAAAAGCCAGCAGAAATTTCAGATATACAATTACTTGCATGATATAGGAATTGAGAAGCTTGAGACATTCGTCTATAACGATAGAGACCGAAAAGCTATCAAGCTCATGATGGATCAGGGATATGAATTCCCGGAGATCACCGGATGGGCACGTGCAAACCCTGCTGATATTGACATGGTCCTAAACATTGACGGAATCGAAGAAACAGGTATACTCATGTCAGTTTCTGACCCACATATCTTTGATAAGATGGGACTCCCAACCCGTGAGGCAGCAGAGGAAAAATACCTCAATACGCTTCAGTATGCAGTAGACCATGGTCTTCGTACAAGGGCACATATTGAGGATATGACCCGTGCCGATAATTATGATTTCACATTCCCCTTAATTGAGAAGATAATGGACATTGACCCGGATTGTACCATACGCATATGTGATACTATCGGATTTGGTATACCATTCATTGGTGTTGACGAGCCATTTGGAATACCAACCATTGTGAAACACCTGAAAGATGATCTCAATGTCAAGAATATCGAGACACACTGTCATGATGATTTTGGTCTGGCTGTTGCTAACTCCATCTCAGGGTACTGGCACGGTGCCAACTGGTCAAACGTAACTTTCCTGGGAATCGGAGAAAGAGCAGGCAATGCAGAAATGGAAAAGCTCCTTTTGTTCCTTGCAAGACGTATAGAAGGATTTGACAAATATAACCTTGAATCCCTGGTCGAGTTTGCGAAATTCATGGAAAGGGAGATTGGTATTCGCATCCCAAGAAACAAGTCTGTTATCGGGAAAAACGTATTTGCCCACGAATCAGGCATCCACTCTGCAGGTGTTATCAAAAACCCATTCACATACGAACCCTATCCTCCTGAGATCGTTGGTGGAAAGAGGATATTCCTCATAGGTGATTCATCCGGTATCGAGGTATTAAGATACAAGGTACAGGAAACACTGAACGAGCTGATGGAAGTACAAATCGAGATCGGTAAAAATGACAAGCGCCTACGCGCTATCCAGGCAGACATACAGAAGCTCTATAATGACGAGAAAAGAGTTTCCTGCATATCTGATGAAGAGATCATGGCTTACGTGAAGAAGTACTTCATGTTCAACTCCATAGTAAGTAAGGATATGCACCGCAACGATGAGGATGATGAGAACGGTGACAATGAGCCTGAAACGGACACCCTCGGTAATACGAAAGCTCGTATGCATGATATTGTAGACTAA
- a CDS encoding amino acid-binding protein, which translates to MWSTLLSKFEKYPAQQKVLKILFERGFQVNDDGKVTSGAIEIAHTQLAREAGVDRRVVDSTTEVILSDELLKKIFQNVRSIPFLRDVAPLMGQGVVIISPDDASHKGIISEVSTVIARHNISIRQAVSDDPFFVAEAKLTIITDTKVPGSIVEELLKLDSVKGVSIY; encoded by the coding sequence ATGTGGAGCACATTACTCAGTAAGTTCGAAAAATACCCCGCCCAGCAAAAGGTATTAAAGATCCTTTTTGAACGTGGTTTTCAGGTAAATGATGATGGTAAGGTTACCTCTGGTGCAATAGAGATAGCCCATACACAGCTTGCCAGGGAAGCAGGCGTTGACCGGCGCGTTGTGGATTCAACTACTGAGGTAATACTTTCCGATGAACTGCTAAAGAAGATATTCCAGAATGTAAGGTCGATACCTTTCCTTCGTGATGTGGCACCTCTTATGGGGCAGGGCGTCGTTATAATCTCTCCTGACGATGCTTCTCATAAAGGCATAATCTCTGAGGTATCCACAGTTATAGCAAGGCACAATATCAGTATCAGGCAAGCAGTATCGGATGATCCTTTCTTTGTAGCCGAGGCAAAACTCACTATAATAACAGATACTAAGGTTCCAGGCAGCATTGTGGAAGAACTACTAAAACTGGATTCTGTCAAAGGTGTCAGCATCTATTAA
- a CDS encoding YegP family protein has translation MPKFEVFTDKIGKYRFRLKAPNGEVIAVGQAYSNKASCMHGIESVKKNAPVVDIIEIKDPEGTE, from the coding sequence ATGCCAAAATTCGAAGTGTTCACAGACAAGATTGGAAAATACAGGTTCAGACTAAAAGCTCCAAACGGAGAAGTAATCGCAGTGGGCCAGGCATATTCAAACAAAGCCAGTTGTATGCATGGGATAGAATCAGTAAAAAAGAATGCCCCTGTGGTGGATATAATTGAGATCAAGGATCCGGAAGGAACCGAGTAA
- a CDS encoding sulfite exporter TauE/SafE family protein has product MDIIVIAVIVFFLAVIFSMLGLGGSLVYVPLFYWLGIDMLIAIPTALLLNGITASSAAITYYRKKMIDLQMAAPFILASTIGAPIGAYFTKFITIETLLWILSTVLIFAGARMLFSGKKNADAQLSATSINKRKSFAIGISFGFAIGVTAGLLGVGGGIFIVPILIAIGYETKRASATSAFIVLFSSFSGFFGHLTTGHLDMNLMIYTAIAAFLGGQVGSYLMHSKMKSETIKQMFGVVLWIMAIKIVYGLI; this is encoded by the coding sequence ATGGATATTATTGTAATTGCCGTTATTGTCTTTTTTTTAGCTGTTATATTTTCAATGCTTGGCCTAGGTGGTTCCTTGGTATATGTGCCCCTATTTTACTGGCTTGGTATTGATATGCTTATAGCAATACCTACAGCATTGCTTCTCAATGGTATAACTGCCAGTTCAGCAGCAATCACGTATTACAGGAAAAAAATGATAGACTTGCAAATGGCAGCTCCTTTTATATTAGCTTCTACTATAGGAGCACCAATTGGCGCTTATTTTACTAAGTTTATCACCATTGAAACATTATTGTGGATACTCAGTACTGTGTTGATTTTTGCCGGAGCACGCATGTTATTCTCTGGAAAAAAAAATGCAGATGCTCAATTATCAGCCACTTCTATCAATAAAAGAAAAAGCTTCGCCATTGGTATTTCATTTGGTTTTGCAATTGGTGTTACTGCAGGACTTCTTGGAGTAGGTGGAGGTATATTCATTGTCCCCATTTTAATAGCAATTGGTTATGAAACAAAACGTGCTTCTGCCACATCAGCTTTCATTGTATTGTTCTCCTCTTTCTCAGGGTTCTTTGGTCATCTGACCACAGGACATCTGGACATGAATCTCATGATATATACAGCTATAGCTGCATTTCTAGGAGGACAGGTCGGTTCTTATTTAATGCACAGCAAAATGAAATCAGAAACAATCAAACAGATGTTTGGTGTGGTTTTGTGGATAATGGCCATCAAAATCGTTTATGGATTGATATGA
- a CDS encoding HAD family hydrolase, protein MFQRQDEGMKDKKIKGVIFDMDNTLFDFVKAKVAACTAIIEYIGTGDPHELLSYFRREKHGFEDIENISDYLVEYKVYSLERFHECCTIYEREKISSIELYPDVKKTMIDLKSMELNIGILTDADNRNASKRLKKVGLCGCFDSLFTFDMTGWKKPSHKPFMYALDSMGLEAHETLFVGDSLMRDIGPSKQLGMLAVHAIYGDCNPSVDSQLVEEIPDHVINKFRDLPTIIQNWNKY, encoded by the coding sequence ATGTTTCAAAGACAGGATGAAGGCATGAAAGACAAAAAGATAAAAGGTGTCATTTTTGATATGGATAATACACTTTTTGATTTTGTGAAAGCTAAAGTAGCTGCCTGTACGGCCATTATAGAGTACATTGGAACAGGCGACCCTCATGAACTATTATCTTATTTTCGAAGAGAAAAACATGGCTTCGAAGACATTGAGAACATCAGCGATTATCTTGTAGAATACAAAGTATACTCTCTGGAGAGGTTTCATGAATGCTGCACTATATACGAGAGAGAGAAGATCAGCAGCATTGAACTTTATCCGGATGTGAAAAAGACAATGATCGACCTGAAAAGCATGGAGCTGAATATAGGTATACTCACAGATGCCGACAACAGAAATGCAAGTAAGAGACTTAAAAAAGTTGGCTTATGCGGATGTTTTGATTCACTTTTTACCTTTGATATGACAGGATGGAAGAAACCGTCACATAAACCTTTCATGTATGCATTAGATTCAATGGGACTTGAGGCTCACGAGACACTTTTTGTAGGAGACAGCCTCATGCGGGACATTGGGCCTTCAAAACAGCTTGGAATGCTGGCAGTCCACGCAATATATGGCGACTGTAATCCTTCAGTCGATAGCCAGCTTGTAGAAGAAATACCAGACCATGTGATCAATAAGTTCAGGGACCTGCCCACTATAATTCAAAATTGGAACAAGTATTAA
- a CDS encoding NAD(P)/FAD-dependent oxidoreductase → MTEYDVVVVGAGPIGSTAARYAAMNGARTLMVEDHPFIGSPVGCTGLLSTRAVSECDIKPSEDFVFNSVRGAFVHPMNGSCLPIDGKKTKAYVVSRKIFDRRLAAMALEEDVDLWLNSRVNAVEKADGEQRVSIVRNGQLETIKTKVVIGADGVRSKVAKMAGLGNVTKVLSGIQTEVPYCSDDTDFVELFVGSQAPGFFAWAVPVDENISRIGMAIDPRHKNATVAKQLLDNLLTNNSHIASRYGRGKLDLVMGGIPLGPLEKTYSDGLLVVGDAAGQVKPTSGGGIYTGAVCAKIAGEIAAKAVVEEDNSANFLSEYDRRWRAKIGKELAMGMRIHRFIDGLEDSEFDDLIGSMNNPAILDTITRYGDMDHPSILIKKMLHPSRSVHMFKVFRAFAKAVL, encoded by the coding sequence ATGACAGAATATGACGTTGTTGTCGTCGGAGCCGGACCCATTGGCTCTACGGCTGCAAGATATGCCGCAATGAATGGTGCACGAACTCTGATGGTTGAAGACCACCCATTTATAGGAAGCCCCGTTGGATGTACAGGACTCCTAAGTACAAGGGCAGTCAGTGAATGTGACATAAAACCATCGGAGGATTTTGTATTTAATTCCGTAAGAGGTGCCTTTGTGCATCCAATGAACGGATCATGCCTCCCCATAGATGGTAAAAAGACGAAGGCATACGTTGTTTCCAGAAAGATATTCGACCGCCGCTTAGCTGCAATGGCACTTGAAGAAGATGTTGACCTCTGGCTGAACTCAAGGGTCAATGCTGTCGAAAAAGCAGACGGAGAACAAAGGGTGTCAATAGTCAGAAATGGGCAGCTTGAAACCATTAAAACAAAAGTGGTCATCGGCGCAGACGGTGTTCGCAGCAAGGTTGCAAAGATGGCTGGACTTGGAAATGTTACTAAAGTATTGTCAGGGATACAGACAGAAGTGCCTTACTGTTCAGATGATACTGATTTTGTAGAATTATTCGTGGGCTCACAGGCACCTGGTTTCTTTGCATGGGCGGTTCCTGTGGACGAGAATATATCACGCATAGGAATGGCAATTGACCCCAGACACAAAAATGCTACGGTGGCAAAGCAGCTACTAGATAACCTGTTGACAAATAACTCTCACATTGCCTCAAGATATGGCAGAGGGAAACTTGACCTTGTGATGGGCGGAATACCACTTGGACCACTTGAGAAAACATATTCAGATGGATTACTTGTAGTAGGAGATGCTGCCGGTCAGGTTAAGCCCACATCCGGTGGGGGAATATACACTGGTGCAGTCTGTGCGAAAATTGCAGGAGAAATTGCTGCAAAGGCTGTTGTTGAAGAAGATAATTCTGCGAATTTCCTTTCAGAATATGACAGGAGATGGCGGGCTAAAATTGGAAAAGAGCTTGCCATGGGAATGAGAATTCACCGCTTCATCGACGGTCTTGAAGATAGTGAATTCGATGACCTTATAGGTTCGATGAACAATCCCGCTATACTTGACACCATTACACGCTACGGGGATATGGATCATCCCTCAATACTCATAAAGAAAATGCTGCACCCTTCAAGATCGGTGCATATGTTTAAGGTATTCCGTGCATTTGCAAAAGCTGTTCTTTGA
- a CDS encoding TatD family hydrolase: MTQNFPITDEHMHIDLRAKGLKAVKEFQNNGGTHIFLVMKPSWTLGIKVTKPEDQIAVFDETVDISRQINETGVTSFPVLGVHPAEITKLIEYMDLAKAVETMKGGLEIAAGYVDKGLAVGLKSGRPHYPVSPEVWGASNEVMEYAFTLAADHDCAVQLHTETVEEPELIDITQRAKKTGIKLHKVVKHYAPPLVDVCERLGIFPGVLAGKGAIEEALQQGTRFMMETDYIDDPERPGAVLGPKTIPRRTLKLAEQFGEEPFWKIHKENPELVYDVDIEL, translated from the coding sequence ATGACACAAAATTTTCCTATCACCGACGAGCACATGCACATAGACCTGCGGGCTAAGGGACTAAAAGCGGTCAAAGAGTTCCAGAATAATGGTGGAACACACATTTTTCTTGTAATGAAACCAAGCTGGACCCTTGGTATTAAGGTTACAAAACCTGAAGACCAGATCGCTGTCTTTGATGAAACTGTTGATATTTCCCGCCAGATCAATGAAACGGGCGTTACCTCATTCCCTGTGCTTGGAGTTCATCCGGCTGAGATCACAAAGCTAATCGAATATATGGATCTCGCAAAAGCTGTTGAGACCATGAAAGGCGGACTGGAAATTGCAGCCGGCTATGTGGATAAAGGACTTGCTGTGGGACTCAAGAGTGGCCGACCGCATTACCCGGTGAGTCCGGAAGTGTGGGGTGCTTCAAACGAAGTCATGGAATATGCATTCACGCTTGCAGCTGATCATGACTGTGCTGTTCAGCTTCATACTGAAACTGTGGAAGAACCGGAACTGATTGACATAACGCAGCGTGCTAAAAAAACTGGCATCAAACTTCACAAGGTAGTAAAACACTACGCACCACCACTTGTTGATGTTTGTGAAAGACTTGGAATATTTCCCGGAGTGCTAGCAGGCAAAGGTGCCATTGAAGAAGCACTGCAGCAGGGTACCCGGTTCATGATGGAAACTGACTATATCGATGACCCCGAAAGACCAGGAGCAGTACTCGGACCTAAAACAATACCACGAAGAACATTGAAACTTGCAGAACAGTTCGGAGAAGAACCTTTCTGGAAGATCCATAAGGAGAATCCGGAACTGGTCTACGATGTTGATATTGAGCTTTAG
- a CDS encoding winged helix-turn-helix domain-containing protein, with the protein MQSSLLDTLFLSEKRKELLLFLKDGTKNSEDIKAAFDFPWKSMIPQIKRLVEWDLIIYNKGSCTLTTMGEIVVENMEHFMRTLKIHEEHRNYWLEHDLSPIPKELLYRIGELGQCEISEPTLPNIFEQQEEMLKRMDGSHRIMAFVSVYHPAQLIIFSEFMESGKKLDLIMTEEVYKTIKGEIQPNISILQNGNSIFISLKEEYEKEIENLFKDQRSKIFIYKGSMKPPTIIVTDKFLSLALLDNEGRYDNSSIISSELSAVLWGERLFSHYRDRSDRLIEQEGVSIKI; encoded by the coding sequence ATGCAATCTTCTTTACTTGACACGTTGTTCCTTTCTGAAAAAAGAAAGGAATTGTTGCTGTTCCTGAAAGATGGTACGAAGAATTCGGAGGACATAAAGGCAGCTTTTGATTTCCCATGGAAGTCCATGATACCACAGATAAAGAGACTTGTTGAATGGGACCTGATAATCTACAATAAAGGTAGTTGTACCCTTACTACTATGGGAGAGATCGTTGTCGAGAATATGGAACACTTCATGAGGACCCTGAAAATCCATGAAGAGCACAGGAACTATTGGCTGGAACATGACCTTAGTCCTATACCAAAAGAGTTACTCTATAGGATAGGTGAACTTGGGCAGTGTGAAATTAGTGAGCCAACCCTTCCAAATATATTTGAACAACAGGAAGAGATGCTAAAAAGAATGGATGGTTCGCACAGGATCATGGCTTTTGTTTCTGTATATCATCCAGCACAACTAATTATATTTTCTGAATTCATGGAAAGTGGAAAAAAACTTGATCTGATAATGACTGAAGAAGTCTACAAAACCATCAAGGGAGAGATACAACCAAATATCAGCATTCTTCAGAACGGGAATTCAATTTTTATCTCGTTGAAAGAGGAATATGAGAAAGAGATAGAGAATCTTTTCAAAGACCAAAGGTCGAAAATATTTATTTATAAAGGAAGTATGAAACCTCCGACCATCATTGTAACTGACAAGTTCTTATCACTGGCACTTCTTGACAATGAAGGAAGATACGATAATTCAAGTATCATAAGTTCCGAGCTTTCAGCAGTCTTATGGGGTGAGAGGCTTTTCAGCCATTACAGAGACAGGTCAGATAGACTGATAGAACAGGAAGGAGTTTCAATTAAAATTTAA